A genome region from Colwellia sp. Arc7-D includes the following:
- a CDS encoding DUF3488 and transglutaminase-like domain-containing protein has protein sequence MIKTTIQTLKQKPKASKGLKVIVEHKLKLNSKMYFGLLFFQLLNLLTLVQQFNVAYLLFALFALILQFTVHFRASRKASSISNQALILYSAPKILPSWLILLLAVSGSVAIAVAGQTLGLLLSMIHLLCFAYSLKMFEITSRKDLYQLVVLGIFVATSSLIFIQSIYFSIAVIILVLGNFWILINLFTPTLQVSVQAKLLAKLSVFSVPLAVILFVTFPKLSPFWQVPNVESAKVGLSDSVKIGDIAQLALSDELAFRVSFQNNNPKHAQLYWRAMVLDDFDGVTWRQGGRKKGQQNNHEHGSASISHANSSTDVEINGTGLSYQVIAEPSFQSWLFALDFATSEQGNIAQRNDYALFYRGIISQTLSYQVTSYPEAILAPKLTQESRALNLTLSSDNNPKLLAKGEQLRQQYSDDSQLINHVLAEFNQKDYFYTLQPPRLNNNSLDEFYFDTQAGFCEHYASSFTYLMRAAGIPARMVVGYLGGEFNSSGNYLSVYQRNAHAWSEVWLPESGWQRVDPTAAVDPERVESGFSNNLMQEYNHLSSGLFSMQALRSMWWYKQLKMQIDAIDYQWTRWVIGYTGQKQSRVMAKLLASLKEGKNIFYFILTLIVIALFVYVYKSVKVKQRTDDKIKALYLKTLALLAQHNLAKVKSMTAQQFDDFIAKTQPDLSEDFSIISRGFTQLAYQSFDGISQQAYNNHLAKLQTSYRRLRWQLWLAKLSIN, from the coding sequence ATGATTAAAACCACGATACAAACTCTTAAACAAAAACCTAAAGCTAGCAAAGGTTTAAAGGTGATTGTTGAGCATAAACTTAAGCTCAATAGTAAAATGTATTTTGGCTTATTATTTTTTCAACTGCTTAACCTTTTAACCCTAGTGCAACAATTTAACGTAGCTTATTTACTCTTTGCCCTTTTTGCCTTAATACTGCAGTTTACAGTTCACTTTAGAGCATCTCGTAAAGCGAGCTCAATATCAAACCAAGCTTTAATTTTATATAGCGCACCTAAAATATTACCGTCTTGGCTAATCTTATTATTAGCAGTGTCAGGTAGTGTGGCTATTGCTGTTGCAGGGCAAACGTTAGGCCTGTTACTCAGTATGATCCACTTATTATGCTTTGCTTATAGTTTAAAAATGTTTGAAATAACGAGTCGTAAAGATTTATATCAACTGGTTGTGTTAGGTATTTTTGTGGCTACCTCATCCTTAATTTTTATCCAATCTATCTACTTTTCAATCGCGGTTATAATTTTAGTGCTAGGAAATTTCTGGATTTTAATTAATTTATTTACTCCGACTCTACAGGTTTCTGTGCAGGCTAAATTATTAGCAAAGCTCAGTGTTTTTTCAGTGCCTTTAGCGGTCATTTTATTTGTAACTTTCCCCAAATTAAGTCCATTTTGGCAAGTGCCTAATGTTGAATCAGCAAAGGTAGGTTTGTCTGACAGTGTAAAAATTGGTGATATTGCACAGTTAGCTTTGTCTGATGAATTGGCCTTTAGGGTGAGTTTTCAAAATAATAATCCTAAACATGCTCAGTTGTATTGGCGTGCCATGGTTTTAGACGATTTTGACGGCGTAACTTGGCGACAAGGAGGGCGTAAAAAAGGACAACAGAATAATCATGAACATGGCTCAGCAAGTATTAGCCATGCTAACAGTTCGACAGATGTTGAGATAAATGGAACGGGTTTAAGTTATCAAGTTATTGCAGAACCAAGTTTTCAATCTTGGTTATTTGCACTTGATTTCGCGACTAGTGAACAAGGAAATATCGCACAAAGAAATGATTATGCTTTGTTTTATCGTGGCATTATTAGTCAAACATTAAGTTATCAAGTGACGAGTTACCCTGAAGCGATACTGGCGCCGAAGTTAACGCAAGAAAGCCGTGCATTGAATTTGACATTAAGTAGCGACAATAACCCCAAGTTGCTAGCTAAAGGCGAACAATTGCGTCAGCAATACAGTGACGACAGTCAGTTAATTAATCATGTGTTAGCTGAATTCAATCAAAAGGATTACTTTTACACTCTTCAACCACCACGGTTAAATAATAATAGTTTAGATGAATTTTATTTCGATACACAGGCAGGATTTTGTGAACATTATGCCAGCTCATTTACCTATTTAATGCGCGCCGCTGGTATTCCAGCTCGCATGGTTGTGGGTTATTTGGGTGGTGAATTCAATTCTAGTGGTAATTATTTAAGTGTATATCAGCGCAATGCCCATGCTTGGTCTGAGGTATGGCTTCCTGAAAGTGGTTGGCAGCGAGTTGATCCAACAGCAGCGGTAGATCCTGAACGTGTAGAAAGCGGATTTTCAAACAATTTAATGCAGGAGTACAACCATTTATCTTCGGGACTTTTCTCGATGCAAGCTTTACGGTCAATGTGGTGGTATAAACAACTCAAAATGCAAATTGACGCCATTGACTATCAATGGACTCGATGGGTTATTGGTTACACAGGCCAAAAGCAATCACGTGTAATGGCAAAGCTGCTAGCTAGTTTAAAAGAAGGTAAAAATATATTCTATTTTATACTGACTTTAATCGTAATTGCTTTATTCGTTTATGTTTATAAGTCAGTGAAAGTAAAGCAGCGAACTGATGATAAAATCAAGGCACTTTATTTAAAAACATTAGCATTATTAGCACAACATAATCTCGCGAAAGTAAAGTCAATGACAGCGCAACAGTTTGACGATTTTATTGCTAAAACACAGCCTGATTTATCTGAAGATTTTTCAATAATATCAAGAGGGTTTACACAATTAGCTTATCAAAGTTTTGATGGTATAAGCCAACAAGCATACAATAATCATTTAGCAAAATTACAAACAAGCTATCGGCGTTTGCGCTGGCAATTATGGTTAGCTAAATTAAGTATTAATTAA
- the nhaA gene encoding Na+/H+ antiporter NhaA — MSDNDKNVLERGLENIQPQFSSFIRAQTTSSLFLLMSTIVALWWANSIYSASYVNLVHTPVGLLFGDFEFKASLKHIINDGLMVIFFFLLGLEIKREVLVGDLAQPENRRMLILCALGGMISPALIYSMFNYSLDSQIGWGIPMATDTAFALGVLTIVRKHIPASLLAFIVGLAIVDDVGAILVIAIFYTEQISVMYLSSAFALVAFLAIANYAGVRQPLFYIVISIITWLLMLKTGVHPTVAGVAIALTVPARPEVASGKLVKKAKSIIKSIEKKPQSVDVLGNKDDHDEILKVRDVAEEASTPLRRWEGALHLPVSLFILPLFALTNAGVVVSFSSFGASLQSPVGLGIISGLVLGKFIGISGACWLALRYKLGSLPSGVNFQHVIGASLITGIGFTMSTFIAMLGFDGQPEQLQYAKTAILIGSVVAAVLGAIYLRVISTKQSQE, encoded by the coding sequence ATGTCTGACAATGATAAAAATGTATTAGAGCGTGGTTTAGAAAATATTCAGCCACAATTCTCCAGTTTTATTCGTGCCCAAACAACTTCAAGTTTGTTTCTTCTAATGTCCACCATTGTTGCATTATGGTGGGCGAACTCTATTTATTCAGCAAGTTATGTGAATTTAGTGCACACACCCGTTGGTTTGCTTTTTGGCGATTTTGAATTTAAAGCCTCACTCAAGCACATTATTAATGATGGCCTAATGGTGATTTTCTTCTTTTTACTGGGCCTAGAAATAAAACGCGAAGTATTGGTAGGTGATTTAGCTCAACCTGAAAATCGTCGCATGCTAATTTTATGTGCTTTGGGCGGTATGATCTCTCCAGCATTAATTTATTCTATGTTTAACTACTCCCTAGACTCACAAATCGGTTGGGGTATTCCCATGGCCACTGACACCGCTTTTGCTTTAGGTGTGCTTACTATTGTGAGAAAACACATACCTGCCAGTCTTTTAGCGTTTATTGTTGGACTTGCCATAGTTGACGATGTTGGGGCAATACTGGTTATTGCAATTTTCTACACAGAGCAAATTTCTGTAATGTACCTGTCGAGCGCATTTGCTCTCGTCGCTTTTTTAGCCATTGCTAATTATGCTGGTGTACGACAACCGTTGTTTTATATTGTTATTAGTATTATTACTTGGCTTCTTATGCTCAAAACGGGAGTCCATCCTACTGTTGCCGGTGTAGCCATTGCCTTAACGGTACCTGCTAGACCAGAAGTTGCATCAGGTAAGTTAGTCAAAAAAGCAAAATCAATTATTAAATCAATCGAGAAAAAACCACAATCGGTTGATGTGCTCGGTAATAAAGATGATCACGATGAAATATTAAAAGTGCGCGATGTAGCTGAAGAAGCCAGTACGCCACTGCGCCGATGGGAAGGTGCATTGCATTTGCCTGTTTCATTATTTATTTTGCCTTTGTTTGCTTTAACTAACGCGGGTGTTGTAGTCAGTTTCAGCTCCTTTGGCGCGAGCTTACAAAGCCCGGTTGGTTTAGGTATTATTTCTGGCTTAGTACTAGGTAAATTTATTGGTATTTCTGGTGCTTGTTGGTTAGCTCTGCGTTATAAATTGGGTAGCTTACCTAGTGGCGTTAACTTTCAACATGTTATAGGTGCTTCGCTAATAACGGGGATTGGTTTTACCATGTCTACTTTTATTGCCATGTTGGGATTTGACGGACAACCAGAGCAATTACAATATGCCAAAACCGCGATATTAATTGGCTCTGTAGTTGCGGCTGTTTTAGGTGCTATTTATTTGCGAGTTATTTCGACAAAACAGAGCCAAGAATAA
- a CDS encoding membrane lipoprotein lipid attachment site-containing protein, translating into MKKFITLITALILLSGCVSFKSPLPEGYSGATSTISDSFSNHEGSTAHFYIVSKVNGLYIEDSGYKTRVVNSGRGFNMTPTMVSRDVAAISQTITVAGFVQFATDGQAMFGDNMLVTGDIEFTPVAGALYKVNGKLTKNGSEVWIESSSGEVVSEVVKSAIKKES; encoded by the coding sequence TTGAAAAAATTTATTACTTTAATCACTGCTTTAATTCTATTGTCCGGTTGTGTTTCATTTAAAAGTCCCTTACCTGAAGGCTACTCGGGTGCTACAAGTACAATTTCAGATTCCTTTTCAAATCATGAAGGCTCAACTGCCCATTTTTATATTGTCAGTAAAGTTAATGGCTTATATATAGAAGACAGCGGTTACAAAACCCGTGTTGTAAACTCTGGCCGAGGCTTCAATATGACACCCACTATGGTTTCTAGAGATGTTGCCGCGATTTCGCAAACGATTACCGTTGCGGGGTTTGTTCAATTTGCGACTGATGGACAAGCAATGTTTGGTGATAACATGCTAGTGACCGGTGACATTGAATTTACGCCAGTTGCCGGAGCACTTTACAAAGTTAATGGTAAATTAACTAAAAATGGCTCAGAGGTATGGATTGAAAGTTCATCCGGTGAAGTTGTGAGTGAAGTGGTAAAATCAGCTATTAAAAAAGAAAGCTAA
- a CDS encoding YnfA family protein, translating into MFELKTIALFALTAVAEIVGCYLPYLWLKQDKSILLLIPAAASLALFAWLLTLHPTAAGRVYAAYGGVYIFVAILWLWGVDGIKPSFWDVVGGTVALIGMAIIMFAPKTT; encoded by the coding sequence ATGTTTGAACTTAAAACCATCGCGCTTTTTGCGCTTACAGCCGTTGCTGAAATTGTAGGTTGTTATTTGCCTTATCTATGGCTTAAACAAGATAAAAGTATATTGCTATTAATTCCTGCGGCAGCAAGTCTTGCTTTGTTTGCTTGGCTTTTAACCTTGCATCCAACGGCTGCTGGTCGAGTATATGCAGCGTATGGCGGTGTATATATTTTTGTCGCTATATTATGGCTTTGGGGTGTTGATGGTATAAAACCATCGTTTTGGGATGTTGTTGGTGGCACAGTTGCCTTAATTGGCATGGCCATTATTATGTTTGCGCCAAAAACCACCTAG
- a CDS encoding acyltransferase: protein MQLKNNQRLPELDWLRVILIFAVFIHHVCMPFNGDNWHIMNTESSKLLDDVMVYFEQFRLPTLFFISGVGAVILLSKISVKKFASDKLLRLLIPLIVGVLFVVPPQSYIENISQYESFWQAYPSLVLNLSTNHLWFIEYLIVFSLLAIPLNTFLNTKASTKVFKYIIKLTKFKGGLFLFVSLLIVIKISFSLFFPSDDNKIENLSSSSYYLFFFITGMIFVANKELWQRVCEHRLYHLIILLISTVIFYGYYYSPDLSDFLSLNVRWSIWWLVCCLVSWSALLTILGYAQFYLNKTPQWLRLSNELIYPFYIFHQTVIVVIGFYVINWQTSILIKIISLLFLSLITTCGICLFIIKPFNLFRFLFGLKLKGKTKLLLSNKT, encoded by the coding sequence ATGCAATTGAAAAATAACCAAAGACTACCAGAATTAGATTGGCTAAGAGTTATACTCATATTTGCTGTATTCATTCATCATGTTTGTATGCCGTTTAATGGTGATAACTGGCATATCATGAATACCGAATCGAGTAAGTTACTTGATGATGTGATGGTTTATTTTGAGCAGTTTAGGCTTCCTACTTTATTTTTTATTTCTGGTGTTGGTGCTGTTATTTTGCTGTCGAAAATATCAGTTAAAAAATTTGCTTCAGACAAGTTGTTAAGGCTTTTAATTCCACTTATTGTTGGTGTTTTATTCGTTGTTCCACCACAAAGTTATATTGAAAATATCAGCCAATATGAGTCATTTTGGCAAGCATATCCCTCACTTGTGCTTAACTTATCCACTAATCATCTTTGGTTTATAGAATACCTTATTGTCTTCTCCTTACTTGCTATTCCTCTGAATACATTTTTAAACACTAAAGCTAGTACTAAAGTGTTTAAATACATTATAAAACTTACCAAATTTAAAGGTGGGTTGTTTTTATTCGTTAGTTTACTCATTGTGATAAAAATCAGCTTTTCTTTATTTTTTCCAAGCGACGATAACAAAATAGAAAACTTGTCTTCATCTAGTTATTATTTGTTCTTTTTTATTACGGGAATGATATTTGTTGCTAATAAGGAGCTTTGGCAAAGGGTTTGTGAACATCGGCTTTATCATTTAATTATTCTTTTAATCAGTACGGTAATTTTTTATGGCTATTATTATTCTCCTGATCTTAGTGATTTTTTATCTTTAAATGTTCGATGGTCAATATGGTGGTTGGTGTGCTGTTTAGTTTCATGGTCTGCTTTGTTAACTATTTTAGGTTATGCCCAATTTTATTTGAACAAAACACCTCAATGGTTACGACTCAGTAATGAACTCATTTATCCGTTTTATATTTTTCATCAAACGGTCATTGTTGTTATTGGTTTTTATGTCATCAATTGGCAAACATCAATATTGATTAAAATTATTTCGCTACTATTTTTATCCCTAATTACTACCTGTGGGATTTGTTTATTTATCATTAAACCGTTTAATCTTTTTCGTTTTTTATTTGGTTTGAAACTCAAAGGAAAAACCAAATTATTGTTAAGTAATAAGACATAA
- a CDS encoding peroxiredoxin-like family protein: protein MTSLKQQTIAKVAAGRQANPGFMKEVDEIIAKAKVFQQGSEALDLGETATSFVLPNQHGKSISLDDLLKNGPVVVTFYRGSWCPYCNLQLRALQARLGDIHALGAHLVAISPQVPDESLTKDEISAMEFYVLSDQNATVAAQYGVAWQVPEFLSEHMRVDRKLDLDVINNGNGSVLPIPATFVIGRDGIIKWRYVDVDYRTRSEPDDIIEALKCL, encoded by the coding sequence ATGACAAGTTTAAAGCAACAAACTATTGCTAAGGTTGCTGCCGGGCGACAAGCGAATCCTGGGTTTATGAAAGAAGTTGATGAAATAATTGCTAAAGCAAAAGTATTTCAACAAGGTAGTGAAGCGCTGGACCTTGGTGAAACAGCAACTAGTTTTGTTTTACCTAATCAACACGGTAAATCAATTTCATTGGATGATTTACTGAAAAATGGCCCGGTTGTTGTAACGTTTTATCGTGGCAGTTGGTGCCCATATTGCAACCTACAGTTAAGAGCATTACAAGCTCGATTAGGCGATATACATGCTTTGGGTGCCCATTTAGTGGCCATTAGCCCACAAGTACCTGATGAGTCACTGACAAAAGATGAAATAAGCGCAATGGAGTTTTATGTTTTATCAGATCAAAATGCAACAGTTGCAGCGCAATATGGTGTGGCTTGGCAAGTACCTGAGTTTCTTTCTGAACATATGCGTGTAGACCGCAAGCTTGATTTAGATGTTATTAATAATGGAAATGGCAGTGTTTTACCTATACCTGCTACTTTTGTTATTGGGCGTGATGGCATTATTAAATGGCGATATGTTGATGTTGATTATAGAACACGCTCTGAGCCTGACGATATTATTGAGGCATTAAAGTGCTTGTAA
- a CDS encoding NAD(P)H-dependent oxidoreductase → MKTAIILASSREQGNTHQLAHLYMEHQTCDLFNLSDYAISAFDYQHRNKNDDFKVLIKTLITYDHLIFATPVYWYAMSAQMKVFVDRLSDLLTIEKTLGRALKGKSCSLLATGEDNKAPECFIAPFNLLANYLGINFTSSFYCCCRKDFIKQEHVNDLKKYLAIDFANITSLK, encoded by the coding sequence ATGAAAACAGCGATTATACTGGCCTCATCTCGAGAGCAAGGTAATACACATCAGTTAGCTCATTTATATATGGAGCATCAAACCTGTGACTTGTTTAACCTAAGCGACTATGCAATATCGGCTTTTGATTATCAGCATCGAAATAAAAATGATGATTTTAAAGTGTTGATTAAAACACTCATAACGTATGACCACTTAATTTTTGCAACACCTGTTTACTGGTACGCAATGAGTGCTCAAATGAAAGTGTTTGTTGATCGTTTATCCGATCTTTTAACCATCGAGAAAACGTTGGGAAGGGCACTCAAAGGAAAAAGTTGTTCTTTACTTGCCACTGGCGAAGATAACAAAGCACCTGAATGTTTTATCGCGCCCTTTAATTTGCTAGCTAATTATTTAGGTATTAACTTTACCTCTAGCTTCTATTGTTGTTGTAGAAAAGACTTTATAAAGCAAGAGCATGTGAATGACTTGAAAAAGTATTTAGCCATTGATTTTGCAAATATCACAAGCTTAAAATAA
- a CDS encoding DUF1090 domain-containing protein, translating into MSNISNKFLTVPTMTLVGVLFFAWSTSAIASPSCTKLKGCEKKVCEIENQRIIANKHDNKPKVTRLTKALEKVKEQCTNDGLKAELIEDIAEAKAEVTKYEADLNKAVKQKDSDKVFKYKAKIKDKNRKIKQLQKKLSVLD; encoded by the coding sequence ATGAGCAATATATCTAATAAGTTCTTAACTGTTCCAACCATGACCTTGGTAGGAGTACTTTTTTTTGCTTGGTCTACTTCAGCCATAGCATCTCCTAGCTGTACTAAGCTAAAGGGTTGTGAAAAGAAGGTATGTGAAATAGAAAATCAGCGTATTATTGCAAATAAACATGATAATAAGCCCAAAGTCACTCGATTAACAAAAGCACTTGAAAAAGTGAAAGAGCAATGTACTAACGACGGGCTTAAAGCAGAGCTAATTGAAGATATTGCAGAAGCTAAAGCTGAAGTTACTAAATATGAAGCGGATCTCAATAAAGCGGTAAAACAGAAAGATAGCGATAAAGTTTTCAAATATAAAGCAAAGATAAAAGATAAAAATAGAAAAATAAAGCAACTCCAAAAGAAGTTGTCTGTATTAGATTAA
- a CDS encoding DoxX family protein, whose protein sequence is MPRIPLLVIALFFLTGGIAHFVMADFFIKAMPDYLGYHKELVLISGVLEILGAIGILIPQTRLLAGYGLIALIIAVYPANIHMALHPEKYTNISTLLLYIRLPCQFLFVWFVWWAIAPERLKTNPIS, encoded by the coding sequence ATGCCCCGTATTCCACTTTTAGTCATTGCTTTATTTTTTCTAACTGGCGGAATTGCACATTTTGTTATGGCTGATTTTTTTATCAAGGCGATGCCTGATTACCTTGGATACCATAAAGAACTTGTGCTTATTAGTGGTGTTTTGGAAATATTAGGTGCCATTGGTATTTTAATTCCTCAAACACGGTTATTAGCTGGCTATGGGTTAATAGCATTAATCATCGCTGTTTATCCGGCTAATATACATATGGCTCTGCACCCCGAAAAGTATACAAACATATCAACGCTTTTATTATATATTCGTCTACCATGTCAGTTTTTATTCGTTTGGTTTGTATGGTGGGCAATTGCACCAGAGAGGCTAAAAACTAATCCTATAAGTTAA
- a CDS encoding SRPBCC domain-containing protein, with amino-acid sequence MHEISHRVGIKASVEKIYQALTTNEGLTQWWTNDVSGAGSVGSIIKFRFNGGGPDFKVTELEPNKTVRWQHSGNMPEAWVNTEISFQLSTDGVQTFVRFSHTNWQECSDFMAHCSTKWAVFLLSLKSAMETNQGKPFPNDISIDHS; translated from the coding sequence ATGCATGAAATAAGTCATCGAGTAGGTATTAAAGCCTCAGTTGAAAAAATATATCAAGCATTAACCACTAATGAAGGTTTAACGCAATGGTGGACTAACGATGTGTCAGGTGCGGGCTCCGTTGGTTCAATTATCAAGTTTCGTTTTAATGGTGGCGGTCCCGATTTTAAAGTTACCGAACTGGAGCCAAATAAAACTGTGCGTTGGCAACATTCTGGTAATATGCCTGAGGCTTGGGTAAATACTGAAATTAGTTTTCAATTGTCTACTGATGGCGTACAAACATTTGTGCGTTTTAGTCATACTAATTGGCAAGAGTGTTCAGATTTTATGGCACATTGTAGTACGAAGTGGGCGGTTTTTTTACTGAGCCTTAAAAGTGCAATGGAAACGAATCAAGGCAAGCCTTTTCCAAATGATATCTCTATAGATCATTCTTAA